A window of Solea solea chromosome 18, fSolSol10.1, whole genome shotgun sequence contains these coding sequences:
- the ppm1aa gene encoding protein phosphatase 1A isoform X2 encodes MGAFLDKPKMEKYNSHGEGNYLRYGLSSMQGWRVEMEDAHTAVIGLPHGLDLWSFFAVYDGHAGSQVAKYCCEHLLEHITSNSDFQSALQEDPSVESVKTGIRTGFLQIDEHMRTISEKKHGVDRSGSTAVGVMIAPSHIYFINCGDSRGLLSRGGAVHFFTQDHKPSNPLEKERIQNAGGSVMIQRVNGSLAVSRALGDFDYKCVHGKGQTEQLVSPEPEVYAIERCEGEDEFIILACDGIWDVMANEELCDFVRSRLEVTDDLERVSNEIVDTCLYKGSRDNMSVVLICFPGAPKVSPEAVKREAELDKYLEARVEEIIKKQGDEGVPDLVHVMRTLASESIPNLPPGGELASKRSVIEAVYNKLNPYRSDDTDSASTDDMW; translated from the exons ATGGGTGCATTTCTGGACAAACCAAAGATGGAAAAATATAATTCCCATGGTGAGGGTAACTACCTGAGATATGGGCTGAGCAGCATGCAGGGTTGGCGGGTAGAGATGGAAGATGCACACACAGCAGTAATTGGTCTGCCCCATGGTCTCGACCTCTGGTCCTTCTTTGCCGTTTATGACGGGCATGCTGGCTCTCAGGTGGCCAAGTATTGCTGTGAGCACCTGTTGGAGCACATCACCAGCAACTCAGACTTCCAGAGTGCTCTGCAGGAGGACCCCTCTGTGGAAAGCGTGAAGACTGGGATCCGCACAGGTTTTCTGCAGATCGATGAACACATGCGAACCATCTCCGAGAAGAAGCACGGTGTGGACCGCAGTGGCTCCACTGCAGTGGGAGTGATGATTGCACCAAGCCATATCTACTTTATCAACTGTGGCGACTCAAGGGGGCTCCTCAGTCGTGGTGGAGCTGTGCACTTCTTCACACAAGACCACAAACCCAGCAACCCCTTGGAGAAGGAAAGGATTCAGAACGCTGGTGGCTCAGTCATGATCCAGCGGGTGAATGGCTCCCTAGCTGTCTCTCGAGCTCTGGGAGACTTCGACTACAAGTGTGTGCATGGAAAAGGCCAGACGGAGCAGCTTGTTTCTCCTGAACCTGAAGTTTATGCAATAGAGAGATGTGAAGGGGAAGACGAATTCATTATACTAGCTTGTGATGGCATCTGGGATGTCATGGCCAATGAGGAACTGTGTGACTTTGTCAGATCGAGGCTAGAAGTGACAGATGATCTTGAAAGAGTCAGCAATGAAATTGTTGACACCTGCTTGTATAAG GGAAGCCGGGACAATATGAGTGTTGTGCTAATCTGCTTTCCCGGAGCCCCAAAGGTATCACCAGAAGCGGTGAAACGGGAGGCTGAGCTGGATAAATATCTGGAAGCCAGAGTAGAAG AGATCATCAAAAAGCAAGGGGATGAAGGTGTCCCAGATTTGGTCCATGTCATGCGAACATTAGCATCTGAGAGCATCCCTAATCTCCCTCCTGGAGGAGAGCTGGCAAGCAA acGAAGTGTTATTGAAGCAGTCTACAACAAACTCAACCCCTACCGAAGTGATGACACA GACTCTGCGTCCACAGACGACATGTGGTAA
- the ppm1aa gene encoding protein phosphatase 1A isoform X1: protein MGAFLDKPKMEKYNSHGEGNYLRYGLSSMQGWRVEMEDAHTAVIGLPHGLDLWSFFAVYDGHAGSQVAKYCCEHLLEHITSNSDFQSALQEDPSVESVKTGIRTGFLQIDEHMRTISEKKHGVDRSGSTAVGVMIAPSHIYFINCGDSRGLLSRGGAVHFFTQDHKPSNPLEKERIQNAGGSVMIQRVNGSLAVSRALGDFDYKCVHGKGQTEQLVSPEPEVYAIERCEGEDEFIILACDGIWDVMANEELCDFVRSRLEVTDDLERVSNEIVDTCLYKGSRDNMSVVLICFPGAPKVSPEAVKREAELDKYLEARVEEIIKKQGDEGVPDLVHVMRTLASESIPNLPPGGELASKRSVIEAVYNKLNPYRSDDTDPQILLFRGFS from the exons ATGGGTGCATTTCTGGACAAACCAAAGATGGAAAAATATAATTCCCATGGTGAGGGTAACTACCTGAGATATGGGCTGAGCAGCATGCAGGGTTGGCGGGTAGAGATGGAAGATGCACACACAGCAGTAATTGGTCTGCCCCATGGTCTCGACCTCTGGTCCTTCTTTGCCGTTTATGACGGGCATGCTGGCTCTCAGGTGGCCAAGTATTGCTGTGAGCACCTGTTGGAGCACATCACCAGCAACTCAGACTTCCAGAGTGCTCTGCAGGAGGACCCCTCTGTGGAAAGCGTGAAGACTGGGATCCGCACAGGTTTTCTGCAGATCGATGAACACATGCGAACCATCTCCGAGAAGAAGCACGGTGTGGACCGCAGTGGCTCCACTGCAGTGGGAGTGATGATTGCACCAAGCCATATCTACTTTATCAACTGTGGCGACTCAAGGGGGCTCCTCAGTCGTGGTGGAGCTGTGCACTTCTTCACACAAGACCACAAACCCAGCAACCCCTTGGAGAAGGAAAGGATTCAGAACGCTGGTGGCTCAGTCATGATCCAGCGGGTGAATGGCTCCCTAGCTGTCTCTCGAGCTCTGGGAGACTTCGACTACAAGTGTGTGCATGGAAAAGGCCAGACGGAGCAGCTTGTTTCTCCTGAACCTGAAGTTTATGCAATAGAGAGATGTGAAGGGGAAGACGAATTCATTATACTAGCTTGTGATGGCATCTGGGATGTCATGGCCAATGAGGAACTGTGTGACTTTGTCAGATCGAGGCTAGAAGTGACAGATGATCTTGAAAGAGTCAGCAATGAAATTGTTGACACCTGCTTGTATAAG GGAAGCCGGGACAATATGAGTGTTGTGCTAATCTGCTTTCCCGGAGCCCCAAAGGTATCACCAGAAGCGGTGAAACGGGAGGCTGAGCTGGATAAATATCTGGAAGCCAGAGTAGAAG AGATCATCAAAAAGCAAGGGGATGAAGGTGTCCCAGATTTGGTCCATGTCATGCGAACATTAGCATCTGAGAGCATCCCTAATCTCCCTCCTGGAGGAGAGCTGGCAAGCAA acGAAGTGTTATTGAAGCAGTCTACAACAAACTCAACCCCTACCGAAGTGATGACACA
- the ppm1aa gene encoding protein phosphatase 1A isoform X3 yields the protein MGAFLDKPKMEKYNSHGEGNYLRYGLSSMQGWRVEMEDAHTAVIGLPHGLDLWSFFAVYDGHAGSQVAKYCCEHLLEHITSNSDFQSALQEDPSVESVKTGIRTGFLQIDEHMRTISEKKHGVDRSGSTAVGVMIAPSHIYFINCGDSRGLLSRGGAVHFFTQDHKPSNPLEKERIQNAGGSVMIQRVNGSLAVSRALGDFDYKCVHGKGQTEQLVSPEPEVYAIERCEGEDEFIILACDGIWDVMANEELCDFVRSRLEVTDDLERVSNEIVDTCLYKGSRDNMSVVLICFPGAPKVSPEAVKREAELDKYLEARVEEIIKKQGDEGVPDLVHVMRTLASESIPNLPPGGELASKRSVIEAVYNKLNPYRSDDTTAILSCSAL from the exons ATGGGTGCATTTCTGGACAAACCAAAGATGGAAAAATATAATTCCCATGGTGAGGGTAACTACCTGAGATATGGGCTGAGCAGCATGCAGGGTTGGCGGGTAGAGATGGAAGATGCACACACAGCAGTAATTGGTCTGCCCCATGGTCTCGACCTCTGGTCCTTCTTTGCCGTTTATGACGGGCATGCTGGCTCTCAGGTGGCCAAGTATTGCTGTGAGCACCTGTTGGAGCACATCACCAGCAACTCAGACTTCCAGAGTGCTCTGCAGGAGGACCCCTCTGTGGAAAGCGTGAAGACTGGGATCCGCACAGGTTTTCTGCAGATCGATGAACACATGCGAACCATCTCCGAGAAGAAGCACGGTGTGGACCGCAGTGGCTCCACTGCAGTGGGAGTGATGATTGCACCAAGCCATATCTACTTTATCAACTGTGGCGACTCAAGGGGGCTCCTCAGTCGTGGTGGAGCTGTGCACTTCTTCACACAAGACCACAAACCCAGCAACCCCTTGGAGAAGGAAAGGATTCAGAACGCTGGTGGCTCAGTCATGATCCAGCGGGTGAATGGCTCCCTAGCTGTCTCTCGAGCTCTGGGAGACTTCGACTACAAGTGTGTGCATGGAAAAGGCCAGACGGAGCAGCTTGTTTCTCCTGAACCTGAAGTTTATGCAATAGAGAGATGTGAAGGGGAAGACGAATTCATTATACTAGCTTGTGATGGCATCTGGGATGTCATGGCCAATGAGGAACTGTGTGACTTTGTCAGATCGAGGCTAGAAGTGACAGATGATCTTGAAAGAGTCAGCAATGAAATTGTTGACACCTGCTTGTATAAG GGAAGCCGGGACAATATGAGTGTTGTGCTAATCTGCTTTCCCGGAGCCCCAAAGGTATCACCAGAAGCGGTGAAACGGGAGGCTGAGCTGGATAAATATCTGGAAGCCAGAGTAGAAG AGATCATCAAAAAGCAAGGGGATGAAGGTGTCCCAGATTTGGTCCATGTCATGCGAACATTAGCATCTGAGAGCATCCCTAATCTCCCTCCTGGAGGAGAGCTGGCAAGCAA acGAAGTGTTATTGAAGCAGTCTACAACAAACTCAACCCCTACCGAAGTGATGACACA
- the dhrs7 gene encoding dehydrogenase/reductase SDR family member 7 isoform X2 produces MDCCCFVSAAWYFTLLYLLVHCLCFIFADADLTLLWSSVTGHSPETKLRRLVVWVTGASSGIGEELAYQLAKCGSRLVLSARREDELNRVKRCCLERSNLKDEDILVLPLDLLQRTSHADKAKAVVQYFGHIDVLINNGGRSQRSLFEETSLDVYQALMELNVLGTISITKHVLPYMTQRGSGSIVTVSSITGLVGAPLSTGYAASKHALQGFFNSLRIELTEYPNILISTVCPGPVQSQIVHNAFTEDLSKPVKAPGLQEHKMATSRCVRLMLVGIANGVKEMWIAQQPFLFVYYAWQYVPTFALFLTSKLGRRRVENFRAGLDADATYFTKAKRS; encoded by the exons ATGgactgctgttgttttgtgtccgCGGCGTGGTATTTCACGCTACTTTATTTACTCGttcactgtttgtgtttcattttcgcGGATGCAGACTTGACTCTGTTGTGGTCCAGCGTGACAGGACACAGTCCAG AGACCAAGCTGAGGAGACTGGTGGTGTGGGTCACTGGAGCTTCCAGTGGTATTGGAGAGGAACTGGCCTACCAGCTGGCAAAGTGTGGATCACGTCTCGTCCTGTCTGCACGGCGTGAGGACGAGCTGAATCGGGTGAAGCGCTGCTGTTTGG AGCGCTCCAACCTCAAGGATGAAGACATTCTTGTCCTTCCTCTCGATTTGCTGCAGAGGACATCGCACGCCGACAAGGCAAAAGCTGTTGTCCAGTATTTTGGACAT ATTGATGTTCTAATTAACAACGGTGGCCGGAGCCAGCGCTCTCTGTTCGAGGAGACCAGTCTCGATGTGTACCAGGCCTTGATGGAGCTCAACGTCCTGGGCACGATATCCATCACCAAGCACGTGCTGCCTTACATGACACAGCGGGGAAGCGGGAGCATCGTGACTGTCAGCAGCATAACGGGCCTCGTTGGTGCGCCACTGAGTACAGGGTACGCGGCCAGTAAGCACGCTCTCCAG GGATTTTTTAATTCCCTCCGAATTGAACTGACCGAGTACCCAAACATACTCATCAGCACAGTGTGTCCAGGGCCTGTGCAGTCACAGATTGTCCACAATGCCTTCACAGAGGACTTAAGCAAG cctGTAAAGGCACCCGGTCTCCAGGAACATAAGATGGCAACGAGTCGCTGTGTGCGTTTAATGCTGGTGGGGATCGCCAACGGTGTCAAGGAAATGTGGATTGCACAACAGCCCTTCCTCTTTGTTTACTACGCCTGGCAATACGTGCCCACATTTGCCTTGTTCTTAACAAGCAAGTTGGGAAGGAGAAGGGTGGAAAATTTCAGAGCTGGTTTG GACGCAGACGCCACATACTTCACTAAAGCCAAGCGCTCCTGA
- the dhrs7 gene encoding dehydrogenase/reductase SDR family member 7 isoform X1, translated as MDCCCFVSAAWYFTLLYLLVHCLCFIFADADLTLLWSSVTGHSPETKLRRLVVWVTGASSGIGEELAYQLAKCGSRLVLSARREDELNRVKRCCLERSNLKDEDILVLPLDLLQRTSHADKAKAVVQYFGHIDVLINNGGRSQRSLFEETSLDVYQALMELNVLGTISITKHVLPYMTQRGSGSIVTVSSITGLVGAPLSTGYAASKHALQGFFNSLRIELTEYPNILISTVCPGPVQSQIVHNAFTEDLSKPVKAPGLQEHKMATSRCVRLMLVGIANGVKEMWIAQQPFLFVYYAWQYVPTFALFLTSKLGRRRVENFRAGLVGIQIIIKCISLTLETFPVLQQQRPSKQFLLFLKGSV; from the exons ATGgactgctgttgttttgtgtccgCGGCGTGGTATTTCACGCTACTTTATTTACTCGttcactgtttgtgtttcattttcgcGGATGCAGACTTGACTCTGTTGTGGTCCAGCGTGACAGGACACAGTCCAG AGACCAAGCTGAGGAGACTGGTGGTGTGGGTCACTGGAGCTTCCAGTGGTATTGGAGAGGAACTGGCCTACCAGCTGGCAAAGTGTGGATCACGTCTCGTCCTGTCTGCACGGCGTGAGGACGAGCTGAATCGGGTGAAGCGCTGCTGTTTGG AGCGCTCCAACCTCAAGGATGAAGACATTCTTGTCCTTCCTCTCGATTTGCTGCAGAGGACATCGCACGCCGACAAGGCAAAAGCTGTTGTCCAGTATTTTGGACAT ATTGATGTTCTAATTAACAACGGTGGCCGGAGCCAGCGCTCTCTGTTCGAGGAGACCAGTCTCGATGTGTACCAGGCCTTGATGGAGCTCAACGTCCTGGGCACGATATCCATCACCAAGCACGTGCTGCCTTACATGACACAGCGGGGAAGCGGGAGCATCGTGACTGTCAGCAGCATAACGGGCCTCGTTGGTGCGCCACTGAGTACAGGGTACGCGGCCAGTAAGCACGCTCTCCAG GGATTTTTTAATTCCCTCCGAATTGAACTGACCGAGTACCCAAACATACTCATCAGCACAGTGTGTCCAGGGCCTGTGCAGTCACAGATTGTCCACAATGCCTTCACAGAGGACTTAAGCAAG cctGTAAAGGCACCCGGTCTCCAGGAACATAAGATGGCAACGAGTCGCTGTGTGCGTTTAATGCTGGTGGGGATCGCCAACGGTGTCAAGGAAATGTGGATTGCACAACAGCCCTTCCTCTTTGTTTACTACGCCTGGCAATACGTGCCCACATTTGCCTTGTTCTTAACAAGCAAGTTGGGAAGGAGAAGGGTGGAAAATTTCAGAGCTGGTTTGGTAGgtattcaaataataataaaatgtattagtcTCACCCTGGAGACATTTCCagttttacagcagcaaagaccaTCAAAACAGTTTTTGCTATTCCTGAAAGGTTCGGTGTAG